The genomic stretch GTAAAAATCATGGGTCTTGCCGCCGAAAGCGATGGCATTGTTGATTTCATCTTCGTAGCGGTGTCGGTATTCGTCGAATTCGCTCACTGGACTCTTCCACTCATGCCCCGATCGATTGTCTCGATCCGTCTTAGCGCCTGCCCCATTGCATCGATGTTAGTGCTCTGTTCTATAACCGTGGTAGGCCGAAACCGGACCTGAGCATAAATACGGCCAACATATTCTCCAATAATTCCCAGAAAAATCGCATTCAGGCTGATACCGAACAACAAGAGAACGGTCGTGGTGGCAAAACCTTCGGGCCAGTCCAAACCGAACCCGATCCGGCTGAACAGGTAGAAGAGACTGAGCAGGAACGTCATACAGGCGACGATAAGACCCGCGTAGGTCGCCAGTCGAAGCGGCACGATGGAATGAGCCAGCAGCGCATCGACCGCGAGCGCAATGAGCTTCCGCAGCGGGAATTTGCTCTGCCCCGCCGTCCGCTCCTTACGATCGTAAATACCAAACCCGGATTGGTGGCGAGTAGGGAAGTGAGCCCTCGCAGATAGGGCGAGGCATCATGAATCTCGCGTAACTGATCAAGCAGCGAGCGATCGAGGAGTCTGAAATCTCCGCTGTCGACCTGTATGTTATCCTGCGAAATGGCGCGCAGTATCCGGTAAAAATAGCGGCGGGCCATCTGGTGCGCCTGCCCATCGCTTCGGGTCCTCCTGACGCCAAGTACAAGGTCGTGGCCAGCCCGCCAGCGATCCAGGAATTCCAGCATCACCGCCGGAGGATCCTGCAGATCGCAGTCTATCTGGATCGCCGCGTCTCCGCTGGACATGCGCAGGCCAGTCAGCACCGAGCGATGAAAGCCGAAGTTCCGGGTGAAGCGAATACCACGAACGCGTTTGTCGGATTGCCCAAGACGCGAAATGATCTCGAAGGATTTGTCGTCGCTATGATTGTCGGTGAATATGATCTCAAAAGTATAACGATCTGCAACAGAAGCAAAAACCTCGCACACTGCGTGGTAAGCCGCTTCGATGTTCTCCTCTTCGTTGAAAACCGGAATAACAACCGAGACGGTTTTCCGGAGCGTGGCTGCTGTTGTATCTTCCATTTTCAAGTTTGTTTCCGCGGCAAGATATCAGAAATGCCCCATACTCCTGATCGCTGGGTTGGCACCAAGCCAGCGAACAGTCACCGACTTCAACGCAAGTCAAGAAGGATCTTGATCTCACGGACACATCCGCAATTCAAGCCTGAAATCGATGACTGGCCGGTGCAGGAAACAAGATACCAGGTCAGGCGCTGGAACTATTTATCCAGCCGCGCCGGGATATTAGCGAGATTCAGCGCGAGGCTTGAAACGCTTCGCGATAACTGAGGAACTCGCTGTGTAATACCCCACAGCCGTGAGCTGATCATACAATATGAAAATCGTTGAGATGATGCTGCAGCAGGTCAGCCGCGGGCGGCTGGGCGTTACTCACATCTGCCCCCGTGAGAGCATTGCCATGCCCCAAGTCCGAGGCGGTGGTGACGGCGGTATGATCGAACTGGATATGATCGAGGCCCTGCGGATTGTTCGCGATCGTTCCCTTGACCAAATTGTCGCCAAATACGAAGGCATCGCTGGCCGACCCGCCGCCGAACAGTTCGTTGACAGATGTCCTCGCGTTGGTCATTGCCTGTGGGGCTGTTGCCGCCGGGGCTGACACCGTCATCTGCACGACGTTGTAGGTGTTATTGATCTCGTTGCTCTCGCTGACGTGGTTGTTGTAGTCGGCGATGCCACCGATGTAATAGGTGCCAGGCGCGAGATTGGCGGGCAACGCCACCGACACAGTCTGGTGATCGTAATAGCCGGGCTGGCTGACCGTCGCCAGAGTCCCCGAGTTTACGGTCGCGAGCAGCGTGTCGGATGTGGTGATGGTGGAGTCGGTGGACAGATAGATGCCGGCGGTCGACGCGCCCGATATGCCGTTGCCAAGGTTCATCGCATAAGCATCGACCGTGACGCTGGCGCCCGGCGCCACGGTGGTGTTGCTCACGCTCACATACTCGGAGAGATCCGGTTGTCCCACCGTCGGCGCCGCAACCGTGATCTGCACGGCGTTGTAGGTGTTATTGATCTCGTTGCTCTCGCTGACGTGGTTGTTGTAGTCGGCGATGCCACCGATGTAATAGGTGCCAGGCGCAAGATTGGCGGGCAACGCCACCGACAAGGTCTGGTGATCGTAATAGCCGGGCTGACCGACCGTCGCCAGCGTCCCCGAATTTACAGTCGCGAGCAGCGTGTCGGATGTGGTGATGGTGGAGTCGGTGGACAGATAGATGCCGGCAGTCGACGCGCCCGATATGCCGTTGCCAACGTTCATCGCATAAGCATCGACCGTCACGCTGGCGCCCGGCGCCACGGTGGTGTTGCTCACGCTCACATACTCGGAGAGATCCGGCGCCGCAACCGTGATCGGCACAACGTTGTAGGTGTTATTGCTCTCGTTGCTCTCGCTGACGTGGTTGTTGTAGTCGGCGATGCCACCGATGTAATAGGTACCAGGCGCGAGATTGGCGGGCAACGCCACCGACAAGGTCTGATGATCGTAATAGCCGGGCTGACCGATCGTCGCCAGCGTCCCCGAGTTTACAGTCGCGAGCAGCGTGTCGGATGTGGTGATGGTGGAGTCGGTGGACAGATAGATGCCGGCGGTCGACGCGCCCGATATGGCGTTGCCAACGTTCATCGCATAAGCATCGACCGTGACGCTGGCGCCCGGCGCCGCAGCGGTGTTGCTCACGCTCACATACTCGGAGAGATCGGGTTGTCGGGGTGAAAACGCATGGAAGCCCAACGCATCGAGCTGTTGTTTGTCAGCGGCCGTAAGACTCTGGAGTGTACCGCCGCTGTAAAATTCATTGAACGGATCGTTGTAGCCCTGCACGCCACTGTTGAGAAAATCGCTGGGATCGGAGGTCTGGCCGAAGTCGGCCAGTTTCGTATTGCCGCCGTCGACGGAGAAATAGGCGGCCGAAGCGGTGCTGGCGCCGTTGAACATCCGCACGCCGGGGCTGGTAAAGCGAAACAGGTCGAAGATATCGGGTGACGTGCTGTAGGGCGATCCGTAGGGGACGCGGCCCATCGCATGGGTGAGTTCATGCAGCGCGACGCCAACCAGCAAGTTCGAATTGATGTCGGTCGCAAAGGTGGCGCTGCCATCGTCGGTGGCGGTGTCATTGGCCCCCAATAACCCCCAGAGCTTCAACTGCGCATTCCAAACGGCGACGTTAGATTGGCCCTGGATCGATGACCCGCTCGGTAACGCGTTGAAGGTCGTATCGCCCGGCGTGGCGTTGTTGACCAGATCGGCCCTGACAGACGAATAGCTTTCATAGAGGCCGTTATCGGGACCAGCAGCCGCACCGCCGCCGGTGCCGCTATAGTCGATTTTGATGTTGACGGTAATCTGGTCGGAAATCGTTGACGTCAAAATCGCCGCCGCCTGCTGGATGCCCGCCCGGAAACTCGCGGGCGCGGCCATCGCCGCGGCGTCGTACAAGAGGTTGATGGTAATGCCCCCGCCAGTCAGGGAGACGGTGGTCGTGGCGCCGCTTTGGGCGCCCAGGGATTCGACGGCTTCGCTGGTAAGGGCCGGAGTTGACGGAATCTCCACCGGGGTGCTGGCGGGTGGTTTTCCGCCATCATGGCCGGCCGGAGACGAGAAGCGCGTATAGATCTCGGCCCCGGCCGTGTAGAGAAAGCTATCGGAGGGGTCTTGCGGGTCTGTGATGAATCTCGACTTCATCGCTTAGTCTTTGATCCTCAACGAGAATTCAGGCCACATCAATGGCTCAATTGCCCTTTTCGGTACCATAGCCACCGAAGGCAGGCACGATGGGCGCGATCGGGTTGGTTCGCGAAAACCACATCTGTGGATACAATGTTTCTCCCGCGTTAATTTGGGGTTTCTAACCGGAGTTCGAGGCAGTTTTTTGTCTCTGAGCGCCCGACGCCGCCGGCGCCGAAGGCGTAAGCTGCAAATCCGGACACGGCACTGCGGGAAGCGGTCAACGCACGCTTCGCAGCGTTACGAAACTCGCGGGAACCGTGGCTCGGTAGCGCCTCAGTCTTTACCGAACGACGGGAAGGTCATTGCGGACGAACGCTGCTGATCCCAGGTTTTAGTTCGTTCTGCCAACCTCAAATTTGCATCCGCGACTAATGCAGGCAGGCCTGATCCATCGGCTGTCGATGAACACCGACGACTCGCCTTCTAATTGCTGGCAGGGCTAGCGTTTCGATTTGCGCAAGCGCACGCCCGCCCCTCCCCCATTTTCCGCGATGAACTGAACTCGGGCCTTTTCGAGGGCGGCGACGAGTTTTCCCCCGTTTCAACTCTGCCGCCCAGTAGGCCATCTTCCGAGGGGCTTTTTGCATTTCCGTGATTGGCGGCCGATGGGCCGCCAAGCCGTCAGGCTATTGCAACCCGGTCGGATTGGTCACGCCGCCGATGGGCGTGATCGTTCCGCCTGCACCGTTGTTGGTGAAGCGGCTGTTCGTATTGGAACTGACGGTACCGGATACGCCGACATTGTTGAACGAGACATCGTTGTTGGACAGGTTGACCGATCCTCCCGCCTGCACGATGCCGATCCCGTTGAAGGTAATCGTGGTGGCGTCAACGTTGATTCCGCCGCCCGAGATCGCAATGCCCTCTGTATTGCTTGACACGAGCGAATTGCTGAGATGAACGGCCGCGCCGGCACCGATCGCGACACCGACGCCGGCATTGATGACCCTGAGATTGCTGAGCGTCGCCTTGATCGGGCCGGCGCCCGCGCTCGCTACCGTAATGCCGCTCCCCCCCATGTCCCGCAGAGTGGTGTTCACGACGTTCAGCGTCCCGGTGGTGCGCCGATCGGCGATGCCGGTCGCCGTGGCGCTGAAATTGCCATTGACCAGACAGTCCTCGATATTGACGAAACTCCCGGCTCCCGCGCCGAGAATCTGGATGCCGACGATGCCGCTGTCAAAGCCTTGGAAGTTGATGTTGCGTAGGTTCACCGTCTTCCGCGTGTCCGTTCCGGCAAAGGAGTCGAAGGGGATATTGATGCCGTTCGTTCCTGCATTGAGGATCGAGGCGAACACCTCATGGCAGTCGATGGTGATCGATTTCGTGATGGTCACCGCGCCGAAGCCCCCAGGATCGAGGCAGTTGATCTCGCCGTTCGTGGCCGTCTTCGAGATCGCGCCCGCGAAGGTCTTGCACGGCGCCGTGCGGCTGCACGGATTGGCGTCGTCACCAACGCCGGACACCCAAGTGCGACTCGCCTGCGCTTGAGCGGGATTGGCCGTAAGGGATAGAGCAAGCATTGTTGCGAGAACAGCCAGCGACAGGGCAAACAGCTTCTTCACGATAGCCTCCAATGTTCAACAACAAAAAAAAGGCCGGCCAAAACCGGACAGTTAAATGATGACGAGAGTGCAGGAACGCGATGACACGCCAAAGTTAAAGGCCCCTAGCCCCTCAAGCGCTGGCGCCTCATCGTGTTTGTCTCCCCAAGATCGATAACGTTCGATGCAATTGCGTTTTTCCACCGTCCGCAAGGCAGTTGTTGTGGCCGAAAATCCGTCAGAGTTGGTGACCCAATACAATATGCTGACGGATCAAGCAATTGGCGTTGATCAAAAAAGCCACAATTCCGAGGCCGGCGCGCGGCTATTGAACGACCTCGGCTCTTTGCTGTATCGGCGCCGATGCCGAGGCCAGAGCGAGCGCGTTTCATAGCCCGTCCGGCTCGCCATTCTTGGACATCGAGCGCGGGACAAACGACGCGTAGGAGGTATCAAGGCGACCGGCAGGCGGGACCGCCAAGCCTCCGACCGCGGGTATACCAAGTGCGAACCACCCTACCGACGTGCCGTATTCCGTCAGCACAACGGCCACATCTCTTACGTCATTCTGCCGCCCGATATCGATCGTCAGGCGGTACTGCGCGAACTCAAGGGCCATGCGATCCAATCGGTATTTCATTACGTCCCGCTGCATTCGTCGCCCGCGGGCCAGCGCTTCGGGCGGGCGCATGGCGAACTGTCGCTGACGACGTCGCTGTCGGAACGCCTGATCAGGCTGCCGATGTGGCTGGGCCTGGCGGAAGCCCAGCAGCAGCGGGTCTGCGACGTATTGGGCGCGATTCTCGGAAAATAGCGGACCACAGTGTCGGCCCGCCCAGATCAGGTTCAAAGGCCGTCTGACTCACCGTTCTTCGGCGTTGAGCGTGGTGCGAACGGCGCATAAGCCCCGTCTGTGGCGCCAGCAACCGGTTGCGGCACCGGCATGCCGGGTATACCGGCCGGCATGCCGGGTATGCCAGCGGCGCCTTCCTGACGCTGCAGGGCGAGAACTTCGCTCC from Bradyrhizobium sp. Ash2021 encodes the following:
- a CDS encoding glycosyltransferase family 2 protein; its protein translation is MEDTTAATLRKTVSVVIPVFNEEENIEAAYHAVCEVFASVADRYTFEIIFTDNHSDDKSFEIISRLGQSDKRVRGIRFTRNFGFHRSVLTGLRMSSGDAAIQIDCDLQDPPAVMLEFLDRWRAGHDLVLGVRRTRSDGQAHQMARRYFYRILRAISQDNIQVDSGDFRLLDRSLLDQLREIHDASPYLRGLTSLLATNPGLVFTIVRSGRRGRANSRCGSSLRSRSMRCWLIPSCRFDWRPTRVLSSPV
- a CDS encoding NF038122 family metalloprotease; this translates as MKSRFITDPQDPSDSFLYTAGAEIYTRFSSPAGHDGGKPPASTPVEIPSTPALTSEAVESLGAQSGATTTVSLTGGGITINLLYDAAAMAAPASFRAGIQQAAAILTSTISDQITVNIKIDYSGTGGGAAAGPDNGLYESYSSVRADLVNNATPGDTTFNALPSGSSIQGQSNVAVWNAQLKLWGLLGANDTATDDGSATFATDINSNLLVGVALHELTHAMGRVPYGSPYSTSPDIFDLFRFTSPGVRMFNGASTASAAYFSVDGGNTKLADFGQTSDPSDFLNSGVQGYNDPFNEFYSGGTLQSLTAADKQQLDALGFHAFSPRQPDLSEYVSVSNTAAAPGASVTVDAYAMNVGNAISGASTAGIYLSTDSTITTSDTLLATVNSGTLATIGQPGYYDHQTLSVALPANLAPGTYYIGGIADYNNHVSESNESNNTYNVVPITVAAPDLSEYVSVSNTTVAPGASVTVDAYAMNVGNGISGASTAGIYLSTDSTITTSDTLLATVNSGTLATVGQPGYYDHQTLSVALPANLAPGTYYIGGIADYNNHVSESNEINNTYNAVQITVAAPTVGQPDLSEYVSVSNTTVAPGASVTVDAYAMNLGNGISGASTAGIYLSTDSTITTSDTLLATVNSGTLATVSQPGYYDHQTVSVALPANLAPGTYYIGGIADYNNHVSESNEINNTYNVVQMTVSAPAATAPQAMTNARTSVNELFGGGSASDAFVFGDNLVKGTIANNPQGLDHIQFDHTAVTTASDLGHGNALTGADVSNAQPPAADLLQHHLNDFHIV
- a CDS encoding right-handed parallel beta-helix repeat-containing protein, whose protein sequence is MKKLFALSLAVLATMLALSLTANPAQAQASRTWVSGVGDDANPCSRTAPCKTFAGAISKTATNGEINCLDPGGFGAVTITKSITIDCHEVFASILNAGTNGINIPFDSFAGTDTRKTVNLRNINFQGFDSGIVGIQILGAGAGSFVNIEDCLVNGNFSATATGIADRRTTGTLNVVNTTLRDMGGSGITVASAGAGPIKATLSNLRVINAGVGVAIGAGAAVHLSNSLVSSNTEGIAISGGGINVDATTITFNGIGIVQAGGSVNLSNNDVSFNNVGVSGTVSSNTNSRFTNNGAGGTITPIGGVTNPTGLQ
- a CDS encoding DegT/DnrJ/EryC1/StrS family aminotransferase: MRELKGHAIQSVFHYVPLHSSPAGQRFGRAHGELSLTTSLSERLIRLPMWLGLAEAQQQRVCDVLGAILGK